In a single window of the Tachyglossus aculeatus isolate mTacAcu1 chromosome 14, mTacAcu1.pri, whole genome shotgun sequence genome:
- the LRRC10 gene encoding leucine-rich repeat-containing protein 10: protein MPADRTVDLSGLRLRLLPPRVCSFGDLVKLYLSDNKLASLPPELGRLRHLQILALDFNKFKALPPAVCALKQLGILYLGNNKLRDLPAELSLLGNLQTLWIESNRLGRLPAVVCELGLLRTLHAGSNGLRLLPAQLWRLRELRAIWLSGNQLADFPPVLLRMPGLEVIDVDRNAIRYFPSLAHLPGLKLVIYDHNPCRNAPKVAKGVRRVGRWAEETPEPQPGRRRRAEIAEEEEEEAARELQPGPPLPLLPPPPAVATTTEPD, encoded by the coding sequence ATGCCGGCTGACCGTACGGTGGACCTGAGCGGCCTCCGCCTGCGCCTCCTCCCGCCGCGGGTCTGCTCCTTCGGGGACCTGGTGAAGCTCTACCTGAGCGACAACAAGCTGGCCAGCCTCCCGCCCGAGCTgggccggctccgccacctgcagATCCTGGCCCTGGACTTCAACAAGTTCAAGGCCCTGCCGCCGGCCGTGTGCGCCCTGAAGCAGCTGGGCATCCTCTACCTGGGCAACAACAAGCTGCGCGACCTGCCCGCCGAGCTGAGCCTCCTGGGGAACCTCCAGACCCTGTGGATCGAGTCCAACCGGCTGGGCCGGCTGCCGGCCGTGGTCTGCGAGCTGGGCCTGCTCAGGACGCTGCACGCCGGCTCCAACGGCCTCCGCCTCCTCCCGGCCCAGCTGTGGCGCCTGCGGGAGCTCCGCGCCATCTGGCTCTCGGGCAACCAGCTGGCCGACTTCCCCCCCGTGCTGCTCCGCATGCCCGGCCTGGAGGTCATCGACGTGGACCGCAACGCCATCCGCTACTTCCCCAGCCTGGCCCACCTGCCCGGCTTGAAGCTGGTCATCTACGACCACAACCCCTGCCGCAACGCGCCCAAGGTGGCCAAGGGCGTGCGCCGCGTGGGCCGCTGGGCCGAGGAGACCCCCGAGCCCCAGCCCGGGAGACGCCGCAGAGCGGAGattgccgaggaggaggaggaggaggcggctcgGGAGCTCCAGCcgggcccccctctccctcttcttcctcctcctccggccgtcGCCACCACCACGGAACCGGACTGA